In one Brassica oleracea var. oleracea cultivar TO1000 chromosome C9, BOL, whole genome shotgun sequence genomic region, the following are encoded:
- the LOC106316879 gene encoding auxin-responsive protein SAUR71: MRGMVKKLLCGGSKNFASSRTSALPEEGKVRVYVGKDKESQRKLEVEANLLNHPMFEDLLRLSEEEYGHSYEGALRIACDIDVFINLINLLKTTHHHNPSL, translated from the coding sequence ATGAGAGGCATGGTGAAGAAGCTACTATGTGGCGGATCCAAGAACTTTGCGTCTTCAAGAACATCGGCATTACCAGAAGAAGGAAAAGTTCGGGTTTATGTAGGTAAGGATAAAGAGAGTCAGCGCAAGCTAGAGGTTGAGGCTAACTTGTTAAACCATCCAATGTTTGAGGATCTACTGAGATTGTCAGAAGAAGAATACGGACACTCATACGAAGGGGCTTTGAGGATTGCTTGTGACATTGATGTCTTCATCAATTTGATCAATCTACTAAAAACCACGCATCATCATAATCCATCCCTTTGA
- the LOC106313136 gene encoding UDP-galactose transporter 2: MAAENEQQRKSSAVSDMGAWAMNVISSVGIIMANKQLMSSSGFSFSFATTLTGFHFALTALVGFVSNATGLSASKHVPLWELIWFSIVANVSIAAMNFSLMLNSVGFYQISKLSMIPVVCVMEWILHSKRYSREVKVSVVVVVVGVGICTVTDVKVNAKGFICACVAIFSSSLQQILIGSLQKKYSIGSFELLSKTAPIQALSLLVAGPFVDYLLSGKFILNYNMSSGCFVFILLSCALAVFCNISQYLCIGRFSAVSFQVIGHMKTVCILTLGWLLFDSAMTFKNVSGMFVAIVGMVIYSWAMELEKRSNLAAKALNSVKHSLTEEEFQLLKEGVETTESKDVELGGYTKA; this comes from the exons ATGGCGGCGGAGAACGAGCAGCAGCGAAAGTCTTCAGCGGTCTCCGACATGGGAGCTTGGGCGATGAATGTGATCAGCTCGGTTGGGATCATCATGGCCAATAAGCAGCTCATGTCTTCCTCTGGTTTCTCCTTCAGCTTCG CAACGACTCTCACCGGATTCCACTTCGCTCTAACCGCATTGGTCGGTTTCGTCTCAAACGCGACGGGACTCTCCGCATCCAAACACGTCCCTCTCTGGGAGCTCATTTGGTTCTCCATCGTCGCTAACGTCTCCATAGCCGCCATGAATTTCAGCCTCATGCTCAACTCCGTCGGCTTCTACCAGATCTCGAAGCTGAGCATGATCCCTGTCGTCTGCGTCATGGAATGGATCCTCCACAGCAAACGGTACTCCAGAGAAGTGAAAGTATCCGTTGTGGTTGTCGTTGTAGGCGTTGGGATTTGCACTGTCACTGATGTCAAAGTTAACGCCAAAGGCTTCATTTGCGCGTGTGTCGCCATTTTCTCCTCTTCTTTGCAGCAGATT TTAATAGGTTCCTTGCAGAAGAAATATTCGATTGGATCTTTCGAGTTGTTGAGTAAAACAGCGCCGATCCAAGCTCTTTCGCTTCTCGTTGCTGGTCCTTTTGTTGATTATCTCCTCAGCGGCAAGTTCATCTTGAACTACAATATGTCTTCTGGCTGCTTT GTTTTCATCCTTCTCTCATGTGCCTTAGCGGTGTTCTGCAACATAAGCCAGTACCTTTGCATCGGGCGATTTTCAGCAGTATCGTTCCAGGTTATAGGTCACATGAAGACTGTGTGTATCTTGACACTGGGGTGGCTCCTGTTTGATTCTGCAATGACTTTCAAAAACGTGTCCGGCATGTTCGTTGCGATTGTTGGGATGGTGATCTATAGCTGGGCCATGGAGTTGGAGAAACGGTCTAATCTTGCAGCAAAGGCTTTGAACAGTGTGAAACACAGCTTGACTGAAGAAGAGTTTCAACTTTTGAAGGAAGGTGTAGAAACTACAGAGTCCAAAGATGTTGAACTTGGCGGCTACACAAAAGCTTAG
- the LOC106319026 gene encoding 60S ribosomal protein L3-1 yields the protein MSHRKFEHPRHGSLGFLPRKRANRHRGKVKAFPKDDQTKPCKFTAFMGYKAGMTHIVRDVEKPGSKLHKKETCEAVTIIETPAMVVVGVVAYVKTPRGLRSLNTVWAQHLSEEVRRRFYKNWAKSKKKAFTGYAKQYETEEGKKSIQSQLEKMKKYGTVIRVLAHTQIRKMKGLKQKKAHMMEIQINGGTIAQKVDFAYSFFEKQIPIDAVFQKDEMIDVIGVTKGKGYEGVVTRWGVTRLPRKTHRGLRKVACIGAWHPARVSYTVARAGQNGYHHRTELNKKIYRLGKVGQETHTAMTEYDRTEKDVTPMGGFAHYGVVKDDYLMIKGCCMGPKKRVVTLRQSLLTQTSRLAMEQINLKFIDTSSKMGHGKFQTTQEKNKFYGRASAKA from the exons ATGTCTCACAGGAAGTTTGAGCACCCAAGGCACGGGTCACTTGGTTTCCTTCCCAGGAAGAGAGCTAACCGTCACAGAGGAAAAG TGAAGGCCTTCCCAAAGGATGACCAAACTAAGCCTTGCAAGTTCACAGCCTTCATGGGATACAAGGCTGGTATGACCCACATTGTTAGAGATGTCGAGAAGCCCGGATCCA AGCTTCACAAGAAGGAGACCTGTGAGGCTGTTACCATCATCGAGACCCCCGCTATGGTGGTCGTGGGTGTCGTTGCCTACGTCAAGACCCCCCGTGGCCTAAGGTCCTTGAACACCGTCTGGGCACAGCACTTGAGCGAGGAGGTCAGGAGAAGGTTCTACAAGAACTGGGCCAAGTCCAAGAAGAAGGCCTTCACCGGGTACGCCAAGCAGTACGAAACCGAGGAAGGCAAGAAGAGCATCCAGTCCCAGCTCGAGAAGATGAAGAAATACGGAACCGTCATCCGCGTCTTGGCCCACACTCAGATCAGGAAGATGAAGGGGTTGAAGCAGAAGAAGGCTCACATGATGGAGATCCAGATCAACGGTGGAACCATAGCCCAGAAGGTCGACTTCGCCTACAGCTTCTTCGAGAAGCAGATTCCCATCGACGCTGTTTTCCAGAAGGATGAGATGATTGATGTGATCGGTGTGACCAAGGGTAAGGGGTACGAAGGTGTTGTTACCCGTTGGGGTGTGACTAGGCTTCCGCGTAAGACTCACAGGGGTCTGCGTAAGGTTGCTTGTATCGGTGCGTGGCATCCGGCTAGAGTCTCCTACACTGTTGCCAGAGCTGGTCAGAACGGTTACCATCACCGTACCGAGCTGAACAAGAAGATTTACAGGTTGGGAAAGGTTGGTCAGGAGACGCACACAGCCATGACTGAATACGACAG GACCGAGAAGGATGTGACTCCAATGGGTGGATTCGCTCACTATGGTGTGGTGAAGGATGACTACTTGATGATTAAGGGATGCTGCATGGGTCCAAAGAAGAGGGTTGTGACTCTTAGGCAGTCGTTGCTCACTCAGACTTCCCGTCTTGCCATGGAGCAGATCAACCTCAAGTTTATCGACACTTCCTCTAAGATGGGACATGGCAAGTTCCAGACAACCCAGGAGAAGAACAAGTTTTACGGTCGTGCCTCTGCCAAGGCTTAA
- the LOC106316595 gene encoding GDSL esterase/lipase At5g03610-like, giving the protein MKLLASLLLFIFSSLLFGGVVVAESLNQKHPFSGRNKLFVFGDSYVDIGNTKPDGTGAWAVPYGITYPGKPSGRFSDGHISTDFLAQLLRIKLPVTYAKKDDADKTRLQYGMSFAYGGTGVFDTYANYPNMTAQINLFEQLLGNVYSPSDLSSSVALVSVAGNDYITFILANLKDPAKLLGFKTFISQVVNQTELNLRKIHTLGVKKIAIPSLTPLWYIPKIANSSLIIKVIVQDLVEFHNGLLQKSVVKLNKENNHSAFTIIDYYNTFLAVFNNKGEIPGIPTFQNISIPCLGDDGKVCDDPKSAFFWDGIHPTQEGWKAVYKVLRHNITAALMPKA; this is encoded by the exons ATGAAACTCTTGGCCTCGCTGTTACTGTTTATTTTTTCTTCTCTTCTCTTTG GAGGTGTCGTTGTAGCTGAGAGTTTAAATCAGAAACATCCGTTTTCCGGTCGAAATAAATTGTTTGTCTTTGGAGATTCTTACGTCGATATTGGAAACACAAAACCTGATGGTACGGGTGCATGGGCAGTCCCTTACGGTATCACTTATCCGGGTAAACCCTCTGGCAGGTTCTCAGACGGCCACATCTCCACCGATTTTCTAG CCCAATTGCTAAGGATAAAATTACCTGTGACCTACGCCAAGAAAGATGACGCGGATAAGACAAGGTTACAATACGGAATGAGTTTTGCGTATGGAGGAACAGGAGTGTTCGATACTTATGCTAATTATCCTAACATGACCGCTCAGATCAATCTCTTCGAGCAACTCCTCGGCAATGTCTACTCTCCATCCGACCTTTCTTCGTCCGTCGCTCTCGTTAGCGTTGCTGGCAACGACTATATTACTTTCATTCTCGCGAATCTTAAAGATCCTGCCAAATTATTA GGGTTCAAAACATTCATCAGTCAAGTTGTGAATCAAACCGAGCTGAATTTGAGGAAAATCCACACCTTGGGAGTGAAGAAGATAGCAATACCATCATTGACACCGCTCTGGTACATCCCCAAGATTGCAAACAGCTCCCTAATTATCAAAGTCATTGTACAGGATCTTGTAGAATTCCACAACGGTTTGTTGCAGAAATCAGTCGTCAAGCTTAACAAGGAGAACAATCATTCGGCTTTTACCATCATAGATTACTACAATACCTTCTTGGCTGTCTTCAACAACAAAGGAGAAATCCCAG GGATTCCGACGTTTCAAAACATTTCCATACCATGTCTCGGGGATGATGGTAAAGTATGTGATGATCCTAAGTCTGCTTTCTTCTGGGATGGAATTCACCCTACCCAAGAAGGATGGAAAGCGGTTTACAAGGTTTTAAGACACAACATCACCGCAGCCTTGATGCCTAAAGCGTAA